In the genome of Nocardia sp. NBC_00416, one region contains:
- a CDS encoding ABC transporter permease, with amino-acid sequence MWQAVTAAGLYSPSQLPPPTDVLSAAGDLLTEGALWNHLAISVQREFIGYLAGAGAALALGALIGLSDIARRMLAPTVEILRTVPSLAWVPLLLLWLGIGEQPKIVLVAIGAFFPIYTTTASALSQVDPHLIEVGRAYGLRGAALLARIMLPAAAPSILNGLRLGLVNGWLFLVAAELIASSKGLGFLLIDSQNTGRTDIMLLAIVLLAGLGKVSDIAFGAVERAVVARR; translated from the coding sequence CTGTGGCAGGCCGTGACCGCCGCGGGCCTGTACTCGCCGTCTCAGCTCCCGCCACCCACGGATGTGCTGTCCGCCGCGGGCGACCTGCTCACCGAGGGAGCGCTGTGGAACCACCTCGCCATCAGCGTGCAGCGTGAGTTCATCGGATACCTGGCCGGGGCGGGCGCCGCACTGGCGCTGGGTGCGCTGATCGGCCTGTCCGATATTGCCCGCCGCATGCTGGCGCCGACGGTCGAGATCCTGCGCACCGTACCGTCGCTGGCCTGGGTACCGCTGCTGCTGCTGTGGCTCGGAATCGGAGAACAGCCGAAGATCGTGCTGGTCGCGATCGGCGCATTTTTCCCGATCTACACCACCACCGCCTCCGCGCTGTCCCAGGTGGATCCGCATCTGATCGAGGTCGGCCGCGCCTACGGGCTGCGCGGCGCGGCGCTGCTGGCCCGGATCATGCTGCCGGCGGCGGCCCCGTCGATCCTCAACGGGTTGCGACTGGGACTGGTCAACGGCTGGTTGTTCCTGGTGGCGGCCGAACTCATCGCCTCGTCGAAGGGGCTGGGATTCCTGCTGATCGACAGCCAGAACACCGGCCGCACCGACATCATGCTGCTGGCCATCGTGCTACTGGCCGGGCTGGGCAAGGTCAGCGATATCGCGTTCGGCGCGGTGGAACGGGCGGTCGTCGCCCGGCGCTGA
- a CDS encoding FHA domain-containing protein, whose product MNALLAEVPAAVRDLVIGHWPEAEVAPMRARGDVYIATGRGLRAGADRYDAEGKKAELALDGATRTGLSERNRTIVGAMRNQAAVCDDMGRQCHEVADVTEQTQHLLIVTGIVLGVQLAYDALLFLYGGGFKAVADRLAAEQAMRMAVTRLTAKVATDAAAGAARRAALHGAVHAAKIGALTSVAISVGAQVWDLETGARDEFDMGSLFEMVAGGVIGGVVGAEIGRRVAPRILGRLGGRARTDIGRFTGHLGGTVLIGGAGGLTGGIAGAVPSLIIHYKDIHSFGDMFTMVRESAVVGFGSGFVGAAGSALRVHRAGVAGVRGDLDLAPIARRQLDFGRRVDQLLSGEPPRAEPLSRQATLENSARSVEMLTFPDGSQVVHKVVADPRHAHAEFLASVMGDTVGARVPAVHIDGRHVYLEVVPGKSALDSYPRDWAPEERFHGTPSGNRLGLLDALIDIPDRNSENWMIDPDGRVWGIDHSLAFEPDGRIGAFAKQFLDHGPAEGTVQWKEHGFTRAEVAEIRHHVAELQPAFSALGRHDWHDGVLQRLDGMADAAPPPHPADPGGVVPPHTGPGDTPGQARRTTVDAHPPLPADRREPQNVPPRNSRPESGDPRTQVRPPAHQERPGPRVEAGENRSPGGRNAGPESGQPPKGVDMRATPEERPIDADPVPRREESYDGPPTRPLQRIGPDEAPPDRGDYELAAAPPPQGQTHHFRHPQSGHVDVVFTPAQGGELSLRLLPGSEYILGSGRDALLHNVAGEYVSRRHASIRVDDAGHVFLRDNNSMNGTFIDGKQMVSGEWVRVYDSQQLMLSRAFDLGLDLRRQISDVRLFGNDAPPLRLQRGQSIGIGRDFVQRSDLPDLRTMSKDHALVGMDEDGRVWIQDDGSANGTKVNDDPLAPGEKRTLRPGDSVRFGLVRGEAQFLPADRSTEAPPMQVRLGGGPDAIPTQLAAGRSVPVGTGPDSPFANQLSRYRGVAERHATLGMDHDGRVWIRDHPGSDGVWVNGDRIAPDQRVTLNASDQIGLGPEFVTTARLGGEPVHPPAVVHFAPELRLPPIRLSPGQEIPVPVRYFVGDSNLRGDQAQHFRVGTREVFVGRDPDGRVWVRDPEPELPPATEVNGRALEAGEKRYIEAADTLKLDGRLSRLEVGAERPLTLRLADDPRVPPLNLRRGEEMVIGRDPISPMADQLTAHRSVSPQHATVLRDQYGNLMLRDNHSERGTYVNGVKVDPAAPPVPLRPGDSVRFGDWVGSAQYADGDTPLIPKDLAVKFNSSHGDLAFDIPRGGEPMVLGRNNSELPSGLPHGDLVSRRHATLGAHPSGRVWIRDEGSQNGTRVNGEMIAPGRQVALHPGDHVDLGGGYDFTVAFPPPEGGPFVDIMDRTPATKHVIEELARIPHRIYQRVSDHMNAVVGGGIVIGNRPLLDMPGTDQLRGHTPYGRKSGTSWNTVQGVYMGGPRRIVINSGGDSGSANVVWHEFGHATDAAYGTGGRWLSSGPEWSSLHSDILQRIGGHRKWNSYFDKPSEAFAEAFTAWTHGGRTKLKEFTLGDRVLADRLKAYFDSVFG is encoded by the coding sequence ATGAACGCACTTTTGGCCGAGGTGCCGGCTGCCGTGCGTGACCTGGTCATCGGTCATTGGCCGGAAGCCGAGGTCGCGCCGATGCGTGCCCGCGGCGACGTGTACATCGCGACCGGCCGGGGCCTCCGTGCCGGGGCCGACAGGTACGACGCCGAGGGGAAGAAGGCAGAGCTAGCACTCGACGGCGCCACGCGGACCGGGCTTTCCGAACGGAACCGGACAATCGTCGGGGCAATGCGCAACCAAGCCGCGGTCTGCGACGACATGGGTCGGCAGTGTCACGAGGTCGCCGATGTCACCGAGCAGACACAGCACCTGCTGATCGTCACCGGAATCGTCCTGGGCGTGCAGCTGGCCTACGACGCTCTGCTGTTCCTGTACGGCGGCGGATTCAAAGCCGTCGCCGACCGGCTGGCCGCCGAGCAAGCCATGCGGATGGCGGTCACCCGGCTCACGGCCAAGGTTGCCACCGACGCCGCGGCGGGCGCCGCCCGCCGCGCCGCCCTGCACGGCGCCGTCCATGCGGCGAAGATCGGAGCCCTCACCAGCGTGGCGATCAGCGTCGGCGCCCAGGTGTGGGATCTGGAAACGGGCGCGCGCGACGAATTCGATATGGGCTCCCTTTTCGAGATGGTGGCGGGCGGTGTGATCGGCGGTGTGGTCGGCGCCGAGATCGGGCGCCGAGTCGCGCCACGCATACTCGGGCGGCTGGGCGGACGGGCCCGCACCGATATCGGCAGGTTCACCGGCCACCTCGGCGGGACCGTGCTGATCGGCGGCGCCGGTGGGTTGACCGGCGGAATCGCCGGCGCGGTGCCCTCGCTGATCATCCATTACAAAGATATTCACAGCTTCGGCGATATGTTCACGATGGTCCGCGAATCGGCGGTCGTCGGCTTCGGCAGTGGTTTCGTGGGCGCGGCGGGCAGCGCGCTGCGCGTGCACCGGGCCGGAGTCGCCGGGGTGCGCGGCGACCTCGACCTCGCGCCGATCGCCCGGCGGCAGCTGGACTTCGGCCGGCGCGTCGACCAGCTGCTCTCGGGTGAACCGCCCCGTGCCGAGCCGCTGTCGCGCCAGGCCACCCTCGAGAACTCGGCGAGATCCGTGGAAATGCTGACCTTTCCGGACGGCAGCCAAGTGGTCCACAAGGTGGTCGCGGACCCGCGGCACGCGCACGCGGAATTCCTCGCCTCGGTGATGGGCGATACCGTCGGGGCGCGCGTACCGGCGGTGCACATCGACGGCCGTCACGTCTATCTGGAAGTAGTACCCGGCAAGAGCGCGCTGGACTCGTATCCGAGGGACTGGGCACCCGAAGAGCGATTCCACGGCACGCCCTCGGGAAACCGGCTCGGACTGCTCGACGCACTGATCGATATCCCCGACCGCAACAGCGAGAACTGGATGATCGACCCGGACGGCAGGGTCTGGGGCATCGACCACAGTCTCGCGTTCGAGCCGGACGGCCGCATCGGAGCCTTCGCGAAACAGTTCCTGGATCACGGTCCCGCCGAGGGGACCGTGCAGTGGAAGGAACACGGCTTCACCCGCGCCGAGGTGGCGGAGATACGGCACCACGTCGCAGAACTACAGCCCGCCTTCTCCGCGCTGGGGCGCCACGACTGGCACGACGGGGTGTTACAGCGACTCGACGGCATGGCCGACGCGGCACCACCGCCGCATCCTGCCGACCCGGGCGGGGTCGTTCCCCCGCACACCGGGCCCGGCGACACCCCCGGACAGGCTCGCAGGACAACGGTGGACGCGCACCCGCCGCTTCCCGCCGATCGCCGAGAGCCCCAGAACGTTCCACCGCGGAACAGCCGACCCGAATCGGGAGACCCGCGCACACAGGTCAGGCCGCCCGCACACCAGGAGCGCCCCGGCCCCCGAGTCGAGGCGGGCGAGAACCGGTCCCCCGGCGGCCGAAACGCCGGACCCGAATCCGGTCAGCCCCCGAAGGGCGTCGATATGCGCGCCACACCGGAGGAAAGGCCGATAGACGCAGATCCGGTTCCGCGACGCGAGGAATCCTATGACGGGCCGCCGACCCGTCCGCTTCAGCGAATCGGTCCCGACGAGGCGCCGCCCGACCGCGGCGACTACGAACTGGCCGCAGCGCCGCCACCGCAGGGCCAGACGCACCACTTCCGCCACCCGCAGAGCGGTCACGTCGACGTCGTGTTCACCCCGGCGCAGGGCGGCGAACTCTCACTGCGGTTGCTGCCGGGCAGCGAATACATCCTGGGCAGCGGCCGAGACGCGCTGCTGCACAATGTGGCCGGCGAGTACGTATCACGGCGGCACGCGAGCATCAGAGTCGATGACGCCGGCCATGTTTTCCTCCGCGACAACAACTCGATGAACGGCACGTTCATCGACGGCAAGCAGATGGTCAGCGGCGAGTGGGTCCGCGTATACGACAGCCAGCAACTGATGCTCAGCCGCGCCTTCGATCTCGGCCTGGACCTCCGGCGTCAGATATCCGATGTGCGGCTGTTCGGGAACGACGCGCCTCCGCTGCGGCTGCAGCGCGGGCAGAGTATCGGGATCGGGCGCGACTTCGTACAGCGAAGCGACCTCCCCGACCTCCGCACCATGTCCAAAGATCACGCCCTGGTCGGGATGGACGAGGACGGCCGGGTGTGGATCCAGGACGACGGATCCGCCAACGGCACCAAGGTCAACGATGATCCGCTCGCACCCGGCGAAAAGCGCACACTACGCCCCGGTGATTCGGTGCGATTCGGACTGGTCCGAGGCGAAGCGCAGTTCTTGCCGGCCGACAGGAGCACCGAAGCACCCCCGATGCAGGTGCGTCTCGGCGGCGGGCCGGACGCGATTCCGACGCAGTTGGCGGCCGGCCGATCGGTCCCGGTGGGCACCGGTCCCGATTCACCGTTCGCGAACCAGCTGAGCCGCTACCGGGGGGTGGCCGAGCGGCACGCGACGCTGGGAATGGACCACGACGGCCGAGTGTGGATTCGGGACCATCCCGGGTCCGACGGGGTCTGGGTCAACGGCGACCGGATAGCCCCCGACCAGCGGGTTACGCTGAACGCAAGTGACCAGATCGGGCTCGGTCCCGAATTCGTCACCACCGCGCGTCTGGGTGGCGAGCCCGTCCATCCGCCGGCGGTCGTGCATTTCGCGCCGGAGCTGCGCCTGCCGCCGATCCGGCTGTCGCCCGGACAGGAGATACCGGTCCCGGTCCGCTATTTCGTCGGCGACTCGAACCTCCGCGGTGACCAGGCGCAGCACTTCAGGGTCGGTACGCGCGAGGTGTTCGTCGGCCGCGACCCCGACGGCCGGGTGTGGGTCCGTGATCCGGAGCCCGAACTGCCCCCGGCCACCGAAGTGAACGGCCGCGCACTCGAGGCAGGCGAGAAGCGGTATATAGAGGCCGCCGACACGCTGAAGCTCGACGGCCGCCTATCCCGGCTCGAGGTGGGCGCGGAGCGGCCGCTGACGCTGCGCCTGGCCGATGACCCGCGCGTACCGCCACTCAACCTGCGGCGTGGTGAGGAAATGGTCATCGGTCGCGACCCGATCTCGCCCATGGCCGATCAGCTCACCGCACATCGGTCGGTGTCCCCGCAGCACGCGACCGTCTTGCGCGATCAATACGGGAACCTGATGTTGCGGGACAACCATTCCGAGCGGGGGACCTATGTCAACGGCGTGAAAGTCGACCCGGCCGCACCCCCGGTACCGCTGCGTCCGGGCGATTCCGTCCGATTCGGCGACTGGGTGGGCAGCGCCCAGTACGCGGACGGTGACACCCCGCTCATTCCGAAGGATCTGGCGGTGAAGTTCAACAGCTCGCACGGGGACCTCGCCTTCGATATCCCGCGCGGCGGCGAACCGATGGTCCTCGGCCGCAACAACTCCGAGCTCCCGTCCGGGCTTCCGCACGGCGATCTGGTCTCCCGGCGGCACGCCACGCTGGGCGCCCATCCCTCCGGTCGTGTCTGGATCCGGGACGAAGGTTCCCAGAACGGGACCCGGGTCAACGGCGAGATGATCGCGCCCGGCCGGCAGGTCGCCTTGCACCCGGGCGACCACGTCGATCTCGGCGGAGGATACGACTTCACCGTCGCGTTCCCCCCGCCGGAGGGCGGGCCGTTCGTGGACATCATGGACCGGACACCCGCGACGAAGCACGTGATCGAAGAACTCGCCCGGATTCCCCACCGGATCTACCAGCGCGTCAGCGACCATATGAACGCGGTCGTCGGCGGCGGCATAGTGATCGGCAACAGACCGCTGCTGGACATGCCCGGAACCGACCAGCTACGCGGCCACACACCGTACGGCCGGAAGTCCGGTACGAGCTGGAATACCGTGCAGGGGGTGTACATGGGCGGGCCCCGGCGGATCGTGATCAACAGCGGGGGCGATTCCGGTAGCGCGAACGTCGTATGGCACGAGTTCGGCCATGCCACGGACGCCGCCTACGGAACCGGCGGCCGTTGGCTGAGCAGCGGACCGGAATGGAGTTCGCTGCATTCGGACATTCTCCAGCGCATCGGCGGCCACCGGAAATGGAACAGCTACTTCGACAAACCGTCGGAGGCGTTCGCCGAAGCCTTCACCGCCTGGACGCACGGGGGTCGCACTAAGCTGAAGGAGTTCACCCTCGGTGACCGAGTTCTCGCCGATCGATTGAAGGCTTATTTTGACAGCGTATTCGGATGA
- the pheT gene encoding phenylalanine--tRNA ligase subunit beta: MRVAQSWLTETIRRTVPGWEVTPAELDAGFVRVGLEVEELDQLEPVGGDVDRPLVVGRVAEITELTEFKKPIRFCKVDIGAAELQEIVCGATNFAVGDLVVVVLPGGVLPGGFAISSRKTYGHVSHGMICSVAELGIGKDHSGILVLEPGTAEPGTDANDLLGLGDTIIELNITPDRGYCFSVRGLARELACGFDLEYADPAVRTLGEGPDAWPVRVEPESRCTRFGVRRVTGIDPGAVSPWWLQRRLLLAGVRPISPAVDVTNYVMLELGQPLHAFDAAKLSGGLVVRRARAGETLRTLDEVARELDAEDVVIADDTGVVSLAGVMGGASTEVGAESTDIVLEAATWDPLFVYRTARRHKLVSEASKRYERVVDPELNLAALDRAATLLAEITGGTVEAALTDIRFPLDPPAPIRMDIDLPDRVAGVPYAPGTSARRLTQIGCQVEVAVDETSGHGQLVVTPPSWRPDLAQPADLVEEVLRLEGLERIPLVLPQAPAGRGLTPVQRRRRAVSRALAFAGCVEVPPPVFLPAGVFDTWGLEHDDSRRTTTRVLNPLDSERAELATTLLPGLLEVAARNISRGARDLALYGIAQVVLPGPDTKPVEPLPVDRRPTAAEVGELLASLPEQPQHVAVVLTGRREPRGPWGPGRAAEAADAFALADVIAEAAGVALTRRPGKHLPWHPGRCAELTVDGTVIGYAGELHPGVLERSGLPPRTCALELDLDALPLDESRPAPAISPFPAVLQDVSVSVTADVPAAAVETALRAGGGALLEDISLFDVYAGAQAGEGRKSFTYALRFRAPDRTLTEDEASAARDAAVAAASDAVGAVIRS, encoded by the coding sequence GTGCGAGTAGCGCAGTCCTGGCTGACCGAAACGATCCGCCGCACCGTCCCCGGCTGGGAGGTCACACCGGCGGAACTCGATGCCGGATTCGTCCGGGTCGGGCTCGAAGTCGAAGAGCTCGATCAGCTCGAACCGGTGGGCGGGGATGTCGACCGTCCGCTGGTGGTCGGGCGGGTCGCCGAGATCACCGAACTCACCGAGTTCAAAAAACCGATCCGGTTCTGCAAGGTCGATATCGGCGCGGCCGAACTCCAGGAGATCGTCTGCGGCGCAACCAATTTCGCGGTCGGCGATCTGGTCGTCGTGGTGCTGCCCGGCGGTGTGCTGCCGGGTGGTTTCGCGATCTCGTCGCGCAAGACCTACGGGCATGTCTCCCACGGCATGATCTGCTCGGTCGCCGAACTCGGCATCGGCAAGGACCATTCCGGCATCCTCGTGCTGGAACCCGGTACCGCCGAACCCGGCACCGACGCCAATGACCTGCTCGGGCTCGGCGATACGATCATCGAACTCAACATCACCCCCGACCGCGGCTACTGTTTCTCGGTGCGCGGGCTCGCCCGCGAACTGGCCTGCGGTTTCGATCTCGAATACGCCGACCCGGCAGTGCGCACGCTGGGCGAAGGGCCCGACGCATGGCCGGTGCGGGTGGAACCGGAATCGCGGTGCACCCGGTTCGGGGTGCGCCGGGTGACCGGTATCGACCCCGGGGCGGTCAGCCCGTGGTGGTTGCAACGTCGTTTGCTGCTGGCGGGTGTGCGGCCCATCTCGCCGGCCGTCGACGTGACCAACTATGTGATGCTCGAACTCGGTCAGCCGCTGCACGCCTTCGACGCCGCGAAACTCAGCGGCGGCCTGGTGGTGCGCCGCGCCCGCGCCGGTGAGACCCTGCGCACGCTCGACGAGGTTGCCCGCGAACTCGACGCCGAGGACGTGGTGATCGCCGACGACACCGGTGTCGTCTCCCTCGCCGGTGTGATGGGCGGAGCGTCCACCGAGGTGGGCGCGGAATCGACCGATATCGTCCTCGAGGCCGCCACCTGGGATCCGCTGTTCGTCTACCGCACCGCACGCCGGCACAAGCTGGTGTCCGAGGCGAGTAAACGCTACGAGCGGGTGGTCGATCCGGAGCTCAACCTGGCCGCACTGGATCGGGCCGCGACGCTGCTCGCGGAGATCACCGGCGGCACGGTCGAAGCGGCTCTCACCGATATCCGGTTCCCGCTGGATCCGCCGGCACCGATCCGGATGGATATCGACCTGCCCGACCGGGTGGCCGGTGTCCCATACGCCCCCGGGACCTCCGCGCGCCGACTCACCCAGATCGGCTGTCAGGTCGAGGTGGCGGTCGACGAGACCAGCGGCCACGGCCAGCTGGTGGTCACCCCGCCGAGCTGGCGGCCCGACCTCGCGCAGCCCGCCGACCTGGTCGAGGAGGTGCTGCGGCTCGAGGGTCTGGAACGGATCCCGCTGGTGTTGCCGCAGGCGCCGGCCGGTCGCGGCCTGACCCCGGTGCAGCGCCGCCGCCGCGCGGTGAGCCGGGCGCTGGCGTTCGCCGGCTGCGTCGAAGTGCCCCCGCCGGTGTTCCTGCCCGCCGGTGTCTTCGACACCTGGGGCCTGGAGCACGACGATTCCCGTCGCACCACCACCCGGGTGCTGAACCCGCTCGATTCGGAGCGTGCCGAACTCGCCACCACGCTGCTGCCGGGACTGTTGGAGGTCGCCGCCCGCAACATCTCGCGCGGCGCCCGTGATCTGGCGCTGTACGGGATCGCTCAGGTGGTCCTGCCCGGGCCGGACACCAAACCGGTGGAACCGCTCCCGGTGGATCGCCGCCCGACCGCCGCCGAAGTCGGCGAACTGCTGGCCTCGTTGCCCGAACAGCCCCAGCATGTGGCGGTGGTGCTCACCGGACGCCGGGAACCCCGCGGGCCGTGGGGTCCGGGCCGCGCGGCCGAGGCCGCGGACGCCTTCGCGCTCGCCGATGTGATCGCCGAGGCCGCCGGGGTAGCGCTCACTCGCCGTCCGGGCAAGCATCTGCCGTGGCATCCGGGGCGCTGCGCCGAGCTGACGGTCGACGGCACGGTGATCGGCTATGCGGGTGAACTGCACCCCGGGGTGCTGGAACGCTCCGGTCTGCCGCCGCGGACCTGCGCGCTGGAACTCGATCTGGACGCGCTGCCGCTGGACGAGTCCCGGCCGGCTCCGGCCATCTCCCCGTTCCCGGCCGTCCTTCAGGACGTATCGGTCAGCGTGACCGCGGACGTCCCGGCCGCGGCCGTGGAAACCGCGCTGCGCGCCGGCGGCGGTGCGTTGCTCGAGGACATCTCGCTGTTCGACGTCTACGCGGGAGCGCAGGCCGGCGAGGGTCGTAAATCGTTCACCTACGCGCTGCGTTTCCGCGCGCCCGACCGCACGCTCACCGAGGACGAGGCCAGTGCGGCTCGGGACGCCGCGGTGGCGGCGGCCTCGGACGCGGTCGGCGCGGTGATCCGTTCGTAG
- the pheS gene encoding phenylalanine--tRNA ligase subunit alpha, with amino-acid sequence MADDTDAGAATGEQESALTEEALAAAAAAAEKAFAAAADLEALAAAKTEYMGGRSPIALAQRSLGSLPKSEKADAGKRVNKARARVSEAFEERQRALLAERDAAVLVAEAIDVTLPANRGPVGARHPITVISEQVADVFVGMGWEVAEGPEVETEHFNFDALNFLPDHPARTMQDTFHIAPAGSRQVLRTHTSPVQVRSMLERELPIYVVCPGRTFRTDELDATHTPVFSQVEGLAIDKGLTMAHLRGTLDAFARALFGPDTTTRIRPNYFPFTEPSAEVDVWFADKKGGAGWVEWGGCGMVNPKVLIASGIDPDVYSGFAFGMGLERTLQFRNGIPDMRDIVEGDVRFTLPFGIRS; translated from the coding sequence GTGGCCGACGACACCGACGCAGGCGCAGCGACCGGCGAGCAGGAATCCGCGCTCACCGAAGAAGCCCTGGCCGCCGCGGCGGCGGCCGCCGAGAAAGCCTTCGCGGCCGCCGCCGACCTCGAGGCGCTGGCCGCCGCCAAAACCGAGTACATGGGGGGCCGGTCGCCGATCGCGTTGGCGCAGCGCTCGCTGGGCTCGCTGCCGAAATCGGAGAAGGCCGACGCCGGCAAACGGGTGAACAAGGCGCGGGCGCGGGTATCGGAGGCGTTCGAGGAGCGCCAGCGCGCCCTGCTCGCCGAACGCGACGCCGCGGTGCTCGTCGCCGAGGCCATCGACGTCACCTTGCCGGCGAACCGGGGTCCGGTCGGCGCCCGGCATCCGATCACGGTCATCTCCGAACAGGTCGCCGATGTGTTCGTCGGTATGGGCTGGGAGGTCGCCGAGGGCCCGGAGGTGGAGACCGAGCATTTCAATTTCGACGCGCTCAACTTCCTGCCCGACCACCCGGCGCGCACCATGCAGGACACCTTCCACATCGCACCGGCGGGTTCGCGGCAGGTGCTGCGCACCCATACCTCCCCCGTGCAGGTGCGGTCCATGCTCGAGCGCGAACTGCCGATCTATGTGGTGTGCCCGGGCCGCACCTTCCGCACCGACGAACTGGATGCCACCCATACCCCGGTGTTCTCCCAGGTCGAGGGATTGGCCATCGACAAGGGCCTGACCATGGCGCATCTGCGCGGCACGCTGGACGCGTTCGCGCGGGCGCTGTTCGGCCCCGACACCACCACCCGGATCCGGCCCAACTACTTCCCGTTCACCGAGCCCTCCGCCGAGGTCGACGTGTGGTTCGCGGACAAGAAGGGCGGCGCGGGCTGGGTCGAATGGGGCGGCTGCGGCATGGTCAACCCGAAGGTGCTGATCGCCAGCGGTATCGACCCCGACGTGTACAGCGGTTTCGCCTTCGGGATGGGACTGGAGCGGACCCTGCAGTTCCGCAACGGCATCCCCGATATGCGCGACATCGTCGAGGGTGATGTGCGGTTCACCCTGCCCTTCGGTATCCGGTCCTGA
- a CDS encoding WXG100 family type VII secretion target: protein MGEQFRADTGELRATAPAFEQLGAEVAALVQRLQDLVSSDIAPWGGDDTGRAFAETFVPEERQTLSELGSLTDVLRQTGPDLRQVADNFERQDLVGGQQIRTADSETPRTRTPAATNFVAPVGGADPYVPADTGAPAVVPRANDPASTRDVTETPASSAHSAGAAPSNAAGSSAPTSGGSAADAPGQAPPQQSPQRQSPYDGTGARNNTSTDRTGSPATPSITPPASGLRPVPNPGSPGSAAAVTRSARGGSPGTAGTPWSSSGRTGPPRVAAPGPGGSDTPPRMPGRTPQRPAEKPGAAERDPAAAAAESFGARLARELAERHGVRAFGFETPGVPREVLIEIVAAVNDVLPRHPAMVLAAIGIDEISDGAPIRLDLEPVDRPAVAEDSAGADTGHVANPGADGNLIAACITLSAGAAVEPAQWEHAIRRDEAAGGFAPGCARRPVYSAVVRELGRVLDAAGGFRARAAARRALIAAYLPLAGPETAGSLARTVAGFGQWRAQLNGGFPAGRFEPAAALAEAFTEVVLDARRASPPARALHRLLVETADPAGTRRDPAADRLP, encoded by the coding sequence GTGGGTGAACAGTTTCGAGCGGATACCGGGGAGTTGCGTGCGACGGCGCCGGCGTTCGAACAGTTGGGCGCCGAAGTGGCGGCGCTGGTACAGCGCCTGCAAGATCTCGTATCGTCCGATATCGCCCCCTGGGGCGGGGACGACACCGGCCGAGCCTTTGCCGAGACGTTCGTCCCCGAGGAACGACAAACGCTGTCCGAACTGGGCAGCCTCACCGACGTACTGCGGCAGACGGGCCCGGATCTACGGCAGGTAGCCGACAATTTCGAGCGACAAGACCTGGTGGGCGGGCAGCAGATCCGTACCGCCGACTCCGAGACTCCCCGCACCCGCACACCGGCGGCGACGAATTTCGTTGCCCCGGTGGGCGGTGCCGATCCGTACGTTCCGGCGGATACCGGAGCGCCCGCAGTCGTGCCGCGGGCGAACGATCCCGCCTCGACTCGCGATGTCACCGAAACACCCGCGTCATCCGCACACTCCGCGGGCGCGGCGCCGTCGAACGCCGCCGGAAGTTCCGCACCGACCAGCGGCGGATCCGCTGCCGACGCGCCGGGGCAGGCGCCGCCGCAGCAGTCACCACAGCGGCAATCGCCGTACGACGGAACGGGTGCCCGGAACAATACCTCGACCGATCGCACCGGCAGCCCGGCTACGCCCTCGATCACCCCTCCGGCCAGCGGCCTCCGGCCGGTGCCCAACCCCGGCTCGCCCGGATCGGCCGCCGCCGTGACGAGGTCGGCGCGCGGCGGGTCCCCGGGCACCGCTGGTACGCCGTGGTCGAGCTCCGGTCGGACCGGCCCGCCCCGGGTCGCCGCCCCGGGGCCGGGAGGATCCGATACCCCGCCCCGGATGCCGGGCCGGACCCCGCAACGACCCGCCGAGAAACCCGGCGCTGCGGAACGTGATCCCGCCGCCGCGGCCGCCGAGTCGTTCGGCGCCCGCCTCGCTCGGGAACTGGCCGAACGCCACGGTGTCCGGGCATTCGGATTCGAGACCCCGGGTGTGCCGCGTGAGGTGCTGATCGAGATCGTCGCCGCGGTCAACGACGTCCTCCCACGGCATCCGGCGATGGTGCTGGCTGCGATCGGCATCGACGAGATATCCGACGGCGCCCCGATCCGGCTCGACCTCGAACCGGTCGACCGGCCTGCTGTAGCGGAGGATTCGGCTGGGGCGGACACCGGACACGTCGCGAATCCGGGCGCCGACGGGAACCTGATCGCCGCCTGCATCACGCTGTCCGCCGGGGCGGCCGTGGAACCGGCACAGTGGGAGCATGCGATCCGCAGGGACGAAGCGGCCGGCGGGTTCGCACCGGGGTGCGCCCGGCGGCCGGTGTACTCCGCTGTGGTTCGTGAACTGGGCCGGGTTCTCGACGCGGCCGGTGGTTTCCGAGCCCGCGCCGCTGCCCGGCGTGCTCTGATCGCCGCCTACCTGCCGCTGGCGGGACCAGAAACGGCGGGCTCCTTGGCGCGTACGGTCGCCGGATTCGGGCAGTGGCGGGCGCAACTGAACGGCGGCTTCCCGGCCGGCCGCTTCGAGCCCGCGGCCGCATTGGCCGAGGCGTTCACCGAGGTCGTGCTCGACGCTCGTCGCGCCTCGCCACCCGCCCGCGCGCTGCACCGGCTCCTGGTCGAGACGGCCGATCCCGCGGGGACCCGGCGCGACCCGGCCGCCGACCGGCTGCCGTGA